One window of the Candidatus Chryseobacterium colombiense genome contains the following:
- a CDS encoding nuclear transport factor 2 family protein — protein sequence MKTMRIILLFLLVSGTIFAQKQDNKNIPKTDKEQIKETLYNYMDGVANGEPEKLRKAFHPDFNLYTVTSDTLWIRSGQQYISAIKPGNKVNRIGRIISIDIEKDAAIAKGEIVVPGWRKFIDYFLLMKYQGNWKIVQKSYTWWDLPKD from the coding sequence ATGAAAACAATGCGGATTATCCTCCTATTCTTACTTGTTTCGGGAACTATTTTTGCCCAGAAACAGGACAATAAAAACATTCCAAAAACCGATAAAGAACAGATTAAAGAAACACTTTACAACTATATGGACGGAGTGGCTAATGGAGAGCCGGAAAAACTCCGGAAAGCATTTCATCCTGATTTTAATCTGTATACCGTAACTTCAGATACATTGTGGATCCGTTCGGGACAACAATATATCAGTGCTATAAAACCGGGCAATAAGGTGAATAGGATCGGACGCATTATCTCGATTGATATTGAAAAAGATGCTGCTATCGCAAAAGGGGAGATTGTAGTTCCGGGCTGGAGAAAATTTATTGATTATTTTTTACTGATGAAATACCAAGGGAACTGGAAGATTGTACAGAAAAGCTATACCTGGTGGGATTTGCCGAAGGATTAA
- a CDS encoding IS1595 family transposase codes for MHKPDLQLDNVIFKSIIDLIDTLQTDTDCRILLEKLRWENEPICPHCGSQSFNHYQLRNRGCFEGLYKCKDCRSRFTVTVGTMFASTHIPLRKWFMAIYLFASNKKGISSIQLHKFINVTQKTAWFILSRIRHNFTQDTDFIFDNDTQADETYVGGKTRNKRYKKISNTQGRSLKAKKPVFGLLSEGLVYTKVIPDAKGPTLKAIINNHVAKGSTIVTDGWRGYKGLHYHYQHEVIEHNKGLYTKGIYHTNSIEGFWSQLKRGLIGIYHMISFKHLQGYCNEFAFRHNTRLLSDGERFNEVLRIVSRRLTYKELINTE; via the coding sequence ATGCACAAACCAGATTTACAATTAGACAATGTTATTTTCAAGTCAATCATAGATTTAATTGACACTTTACAAACTGATACTGATTGTAGAATTTTATTAGAAAAACTTAGATGGGAGAATGAACCTATATGCCCACATTGCGGTAGTCAATCATTTAATCATTATCAATTAAGAAATAGAGGATGTTTTGAAGGCCTTTATAAATGTAAAGATTGTAGAAGTAGATTTACTGTAACTGTAGGAACCATGTTTGCTTCAACACATATTCCATTAAGAAAATGGTTTATGGCTATCTATCTATTTGCTTCAAACAAGAAAGGCATAAGCAGTATTCAACTACATAAGTTTATTAATGTGACACAGAAGACTGCTTGGTTCATTTTGAGTAGAATACGTCATAATTTCACTCAAGATACCGATTTTATCTTTGACAATGATACACAAGCCGATGAAACCTATGTCGGTGGTAAAACTAGAAATAAAAGATACAAGAAAATATCAAATACTCAAGGTAGAAGCTTAAAGGCTAAGAAACCTGTATTCGGTCTTTTATCAGAAGGTTTAGTTTATACTAAAGTAATACCTGATGCTAAAGGTCCAACACTAAAAGCTATCATCAATAATCATGTAGCTAAAGGTAGTACAATCGTTACTGATGGTTGGAGAGGATATAAAGGCTTGCACTACCATTACCAGCATGAAGTTATTGAGCATAACAAAGGGCTTTACACAAAGGGCATCTATCATACCAATAGCATTGAAGGTTTCTGGAGTCAATTGAAACGTGGCCTTATTGGAATATACCACATGATTTCATTTAAACACCTTCAAGGCTATTGCAATGAATTTGCATTTAGACACAATACACGTTTACTAAGTGATGGAGAAAGATTCAATGAAGTATTGAGAATTGTTAGTAGACGATTGACTTATAAAGAATTAATAAATACAGAATAA
- a CDS encoding MFS transporter has product MKIENKRWIALLVLITAHLLTIVDIFIVNIAIPSIQKGLKTTNADTQLVVAMYMIGFASFLIIGGRAGDYYGRKKLFIIGLLFFMIFSASCGFATSPEQLILFRFLQGISAGLMSPQVLSYIQILFPGHKERTYALGCYGIAIGIGTMLGQFLGGFLVEVKPVFVDQSWRYIFLINIPICIINIFLAVLFLKNSADTSAQHMDYKSTFILCIVLILMLFSITIGLEYSLIIPFITLSFSILLWIYFIKRQKKKGQENSALLNLALFQYKNFNLAIAAAAFFMFMLDAYFFVLAIFLQEGMHLLPVEAGQFIIFQGSGFIITSLFAPRLILRFGKNILIFGTCLIITALILQLILFNHSTIDWKSYLIMVIHGTGVALVLPSFANIALKGLPENIIGNASGVYSTIQQFAGALGIAVTGGLFYYNINKDYDFLDFYNSLVYTALIHFFCLICIILLLIRLPKSILPVNNRP; this is encoded by the coding sequence ATGAAAATTGAAAATAAAAGGTGGATAGCCTTATTAGTTCTTATTACCGCACATCTGTTGACAATCGTTGATATCTTCATTGTTAATATCGCAATTCCTTCTATTCAAAAAGGATTGAAAACCACCAATGCCGATACACAATTGGTTGTAGCAATGTATATGATTGGGTTTGCATCTTTTCTTATTATAGGCGGAAGAGCCGGAGATTATTATGGAAGGAAAAAGCTATTTATAATTGGGTTGTTATTTTTTATGATTTTCTCCGCAAGCTGTGGATTTGCAACTTCACCCGAACAATTAATTTTGTTTAGATTCTTACAGGGAATAAGTGCAGGATTAATGTCGCCGCAAGTGCTTTCTTATATACAGATTTTGTTTCCTGGGCATAAAGAAAGAACCTATGCATTAGGATGTTACGGAATTGCCATTGGTATCGGTACAATGTTGGGACAATTTCTTGGAGGGTTCTTAGTAGAAGTAAAGCCTGTTTTTGTTGATCAGTCATGGCGGTACATATTTTTGATTAATATTCCTATTTGTATAATTAATATATTTCTTGCTGTTTTGTTTCTGAAAAATTCAGCCGACACATCTGCTCAGCATATGGATTATAAGAGCACTTTTATATTATGCATCGTCCTGATTCTGATGCTATTCTCTATAACCATCGGATTGGAATATTCTTTAATAATACCATTTATCACGCTCTCCTTCTCTATTCTTTTATGGATTTATTTTATTAAAAGACAGAAAAAGAAAGGTCAGGAAAATAGTGCGCTTTTAAACTTAGCACTATTCCAATATAAAAACTTTAATCTGGCTATTGCTGCGGCTGCGTTTTTTATGTTTATGCTGGATGCATACTTCTTTGTATTGGCAATATTTCTACAGGAAGGAATGCATTTGTTGCCAGTGGAAGCTGGTCAGTTTATTATATTTCAGGGAAGTGGATTTATTATCACTTCTTTGTTTGCACCCCGTTTAATTTTAAGATTCGGAAAAAATATTCTGATCTTTGGAACCTGCCTTATCATAACTGCGTTAATTCTACAATTGATTTTATTTAATCATTCAACGATTGACTGGAAAAGCTATCTGATCATGGTTATTCATGGAACCGGTGTTGCTCTGGTTTTGCCTTCTTTTGCCAATATCGCCCTTAAAGGACTACCAGAAAATATTATAGGCAATGCATCTGGAGTATATTCTACTATACAACAGTTTGCGGGAGCATTGGGTATTGCAGTAACTGGCGGTTTATTTTATTACAACATCAATAAAGATTATGATTTCTTAGACTTTTACAATTCTTTAGTTTATACAGCACTGATTCATTTTTTTTGTTTGATTTGTATCATACTTCTTCTGATTCGACTTCCAAAATCTATTTTGCCCGTTAATAATAGACCATAA
- a CDS encoding serine hydrolase → MGCQTTSQTPDEVIDNYYRKGKFNGSILIAQNDQIVVDTVFGYRDLHQKAVLKKETPFYIASLSKSFTAVAIFQLVEKGLLSLDDDAVKFVDDIPAYARHINIKQLLNHTSGIRDYENRLTKKGLTNSEVIHWLQSQSGLDFKSGTKFQYSNSGYIILSLIIEKISGMSYAQFLKENIFNPLQMHHTTVFESNTVIPDKAIGYNKDKKLDDYSILTTGDGGIYATAEDLYKLDRALRTYQLLSEESTKLLYQTPILEDGTHSQYGSGWFIEESDSSMIARHTGGLAGFRSLFWRDLKNGNTIITLTNQGDAFPVFDFLNDIKKTLK, encoded by the coding sequence ATGGGGTGTCAAACTACGAGTCAGACCCCAGATGAAGTGATTGATAATTATTACCGAAAGGGAAAATTCAATGGAAGCATATTAATCGCTCAAAACGATCAAATCGTTGTGGATACCGTTTTCGGGTACCGAGACTTACATCAGAAAGCGGTACTGAAAAAAGAAACACCATTTTATATTGCTTCATTAAGTAAATCCTTCACTGCCGTTGCTATTTTTCAACTGGTGGAAAAAGGATTACTTTCACTCGATGATGATGCCGTAAAGTTTGTTGACGATATTCCTGCCTACGCCCGTCACATTAACATCAAGCAATTGCTGAATCACACTTCAGGAATAAGAGATTATGAAAATAGGCTTACAAAAAAAGGTTTGACTAATAGTGAGGTTATCCATTGGCTTCAAAGTCAGTCTGGATTAGATTTTAAATCCGGAACAAAATTTCAGTACAGCAATTCTGGCTACATTATTCTGTCCTTAATTATCGAAAAGATTTCCGGAATGTCCTATGCCCAATTTTTGAAAGAAAATATTTTCAATCCTCTGCAAATGCACCACACAACAGTTTTTGAATCAAATACAGTCATTCCCGATAAAGCTATAGGGTATAATAAGGATAAAAAGCTGGATGACTATTCCATTCTTACAACAGGAGACGGAGGTATTTATGCTACTGCGGAAGACCTTTACAAATTGGACAGGGCGTTAAGAACCTATCAATTATTATCAGAAGAAAGCACAAAATTACTTTATCAGACGCCGATTTTGGAAGACGGTACCCATTCTCAATATGGATCAGGCTGGTTTATCGAGGAATCTGACAGTTCGATGATTGCCCGGCATACGGGAGGATTGGCGGGTTTCAGAAGTCTGTTCTGGAGAGATCTGAAAAACGGCAATACGATCATTACATTGACCAATCAAGGGGATGCCTTTCCTGTATTTGATTTTCTGAACGACATAAAAAAGACTTTGAAATAA
- a CDS encoding CocE/NonD family hydrolase yields MVNKIKLTGVLIWLGFCSLYAQQTLWARQQEKENIYSIQDSVMIRTRDGAEISAMVVRKKNDNVPRPAVLQFTIYVRDQERDMQSLKEAADRGYVGVMAYTRGKRFSKSEIYPYETDGKDAYDVIDWISKQPWCNGKIGMYGGSYNGFTQWAAAKNLHPALKTIVPYVANRPGMGLPMENNIFINPNYEWSFYVGNNKYLDNKTGDDRKRFRDMMFKWWETGAAYNKMDSIDGTPNRLFQRWISHPAFDTYWQNMAPYKEDFAKINIPVLAFDGYYNDSQNSGIYYLRELNKYSPQTPAYLVIGPYGHFGTQMGGQEVINGYTVSKNALFPIKEYTYQWLDYILKGAEKPAFLKDKINYQVMGTDEWRSAASLEAMHNSYLKFYLSSVKVSEKEYLLRQNKPESNKYLVQKVDFADRTTSNNDYYPDPIIRESVSDNGYVFISEPLDAMLVNGSFLGNIKLSINKKDIDLGVTLYELTPEGRYFHLSYYIGRASYARDNTKRKLLTPGKKETITFENTHLISKQLQKGSRLVIVLNVNKNAFSELNYGSGKTVTTETIADAKDPLIIHWFNDSFVEIPVLK; encoded by the coding sequence ATGGTAAATAAAATCAAGTTGACAGGCGTTCTTATATGGTTGGGGTTTTGCTCATTGTATGCCCAGCAAACTCTCTGGGCCCGTCAACAGGAAAAGGAAAATATATACAGCATTCAGGATAGTGTTATGATCCGCACAAGAGATGGTGCAGAGATTTCTGCAATGGTCGTACGCAAAAAAAATGACAATGTTCCTCGGCCTGCCGTGTTACAATTTACAATCTATGTGCGGGATCAAGAACGCGATATGCAGTCGCTTAAAGAAGCTGCAGATAGGGGATATGTAGGTGTTATGGCTTATACAAGAGGGAAGCGTTTCAGCAAATCTGAGATTTATCCTTATGAAACCGATGGAAAAGATGCTTATGATGTTATAGACTGGATCAGCAAACAGCCTTGGTGTAATGGTAAAATAGGAATGTATGGAGGAAGCTACAATGGTTTCACACAATGGGCGGCAGCTAAAAATCTTCATCCTGCACTGAAAACAATTGTCCCTTATGTTGCCAATCGCCCTGGAATGGGACTTCCTATGGAGAATAATATTTTTATCAATCCCAATTACGAATGGTCTTTTTATGTAGGCAACAATAAATACCTTGACAATAAAACGGGAGATGACAGAAAGAGATTCCGGGATATGATGTTCAAATGGTGGGAAACCGGAGCTGCTTATAATAAAATGGACAGCATTGATGGCACACCGAACCGACTTTTTCAACGCTGGATAAGTCATCCTGCATTTGATACGTACTGGCAGAATATGGCGCCCTATAAAGAGGATTTTGCAAAGATTAATATTCCCGTACTGGCATTCGACGGCTATTATAATGATTCTCAGAATTCAGGAATTTACTACCTACGTGAGCTTAACAAATACAGCCCTCAGACGCCAGCTTATCTTGTGATCGGTCCTTATGGACATTTTGGAACACAGATGGGCGGCCAGGAAGTTATCAACGGATATACAGTGAGTAAAAATGCTTTATTTCCGATCAAAGAATATACGTATCAATGGTTGGATTATATTTTGAAAGGTGCTGAAAAACCTGCTTTTCTGAAAGATAAGATCAATTATCAGGTAATGGGCACAGATGAATGGCGAAGCGCCGCTTCATTGGAGGCTATGCATAACAGTTATTTGAAATTTTATCTAAGTTCAGTTAAAGTCAGCGAGAAGGAGTATTTGCTGAGACAAAATAAGCCTGAATCCAATAAATATTTGGTTCAGAAAGTAGATTTTGCAGACCGTACAACCAGCAATAATGATTATTATCCGGATCCTATTATTCGGGAAAGCGTTTCCGATAATGGCTATGTTTTTATAAGCGAACCTCTCGATGCTATGCTCGTAAACGGATCATTCCTTGGAAATATAAAACTGAGTATCAACAAAAAAGACATAGATCTGGGAGTTACCCTTTACGAACTCACTCCCGAAGGCAGATATTTTCATCTTTCCTACTATATCGGTCGTGCAAGCTATGCCAGAGACAATACTAAAAGAAAATTGCTGACCCCAGGTAAAAAAGAAACTATCACATTTGAAAATACACATCTGATCAGCAAACAACTGCAGAAAGGAAGCCGACTGGTCATTGTACTGAATGTCAATAAAAACGCTTTTTCAGAACTGAATTATGGAAGCGGAAAAACAGTAACTACCGAAACCATTGCCGATGCAAAAGACCCATTGATTATCCATTGGTTTAATGATAGTTTTGTTGAGATCCCTGTTTTAAAATAA